In a single window of the Methanolobus psychrophilus R15 genome:
- a CDS encoding multiple antibiotic resistance (MarC)-like protein: MQDMAFFLGSFLSLFAIVSPLSGVVTFVSLTNSITFEEKNIIANKSVILACIIALFFAFTGGLILDFFGITIDSLRIAGGVLLFVVAFDMILGKVSRESITDSEIDSSIDRSDIWIFPIALPLLTGPGTISTVIVLMSSAASVIQSISVIVSILLTFAISLVLFRFSRRIYKFMGYTGMLVFTRLMGLLLAALAVNFIATGLWNTYVSFITLS, translated from the coding sequence GTGCAGGACATGGCATTCTTTCTTGGCTCTTTTCTTTCCCTTTTCGCTATAGTCAGTCCCTTGAGCGGGGTTGTGACCTTTGTCTCGCTCACGAACAGCATAACATTTGAAGAGAAGAACATAATTGCAAATAAATCAGTGATACTTGCCTGTATCATAGCCCTCTTTTTTGCTTTTACAGGGGGCCTTATCCTGGATTTCTTCGGCATAACCATAGATTCGCTCAGGATAGCGGGAGGTGTCCTTCTCTTTGTAGTCGCGTTTGATATGATACTTGGAAAAGTTTCCCGCGAAAGCATAACTGATAGCGAGATAGATAGTTCCATTGATCGCAGCGACATATGGATATTCCCGATAGCTCTGCCTCTTCTTACCGGACCTGGAACCATATCCACAGTGATCGTGCTGATGAGCAGTGCGGCTTCTGTGATACAGAGCATCAGTGTCATTGTATCAATATTACTTACGTTCGCCATCAGCCTTGTACTATTCAGGTTCTCAAGAAGGATATACAAATTCATGGGATATACCGGGATGCTGGTATTCACAAGGCTGATGGGCCTTCTGCTTGCAGCCCTGGCTGTTAATTTTATCGCGACTGGATTGTGGAATACATACGTGTCATTCATTACCCTCTCCTGA
- a CDS encoding sodium/potassium-transporting ATPase, alpha subunit produces the protein MAGEENFQCTSRGDEHTIELEELLQRLNTGVEGLSTEEALRWKESCGANVLKKKKKESLLRKYFKQYGNFFAILLLFGSALSFTAEYLDPGQGNIFIAIALLGVVILNATFTFIQEYQAEKIMESFQNLMPPTARIRRDGEIVELPASEIVAGDVVYLEEGDKIPADGRIIVQNSLKVDNSPITGESEPQLRSLECTHDDMLECRNMVFSSTLVQTGNGEAVIFSTGSDTQIGKLSRLTEETISVQTPIRKELDHFVRIISSIAIFLGIAFFILGFFIQDTFLASLIFAIGIIVANVPEGLLPTVTLALSLASKRMAKRNALIKQLESVETLGSTTVICTDKTGTLTQNKMAVNSVYTASGYTDAQKDEIPPEMLLRVAAVCNNSRLSDEQPGYRGDPTEGSLLVYIKRFKDIRDIQNEYTRLAEYPFDSRVKRMQVICKTPEGNMDSYLKGAPEVLLEMCDRMMVEGKEKELNDLEKRELEEEYLKMAKRGERVLAYAFRKAEEVREYKDNFIFLGFSGALDPARPEAKDAINRCYRAGIKVVMITGDHPVTAKSIASVVGLTNEEGEAVMITGPELELLSTEELTRRLQARSIIFARTSPLQKLKIVKAFQSAGEIVTMTGDGVNDAPAIKNANMGVAMGSGTDVAKESADMVLLDDNFATIVNAVEEGRTVFDNIKKFIAYILTSNVPQILPFIAFMLLALPLPMNVQLILAIDLGTDILPAIALAVEKGEGDIMKRPPRSGKEKLLTPQVLLTSYGLKGPIEAAAGFACYFAVLTGGGWSWGQQLGLADPLYRQAITAFFAAVIICQIANVFTSRTRRQSVFTKGVFSNRMVLIGIASELLILAFIIFHPFANKIFNTAPIPLEYVLLAIPFALLLFAADELRKYLIRHGSTPVSSLLGW, from the coding sequence GTGGCAGGAGAGGAGAACTTTCAGTGCACTTCCAGGGGTGACGAACATACCATTGAACTGGAAGAGTTACTTCAAAGGCTTAACACGGGAGTTGAAGGACTTTCCACGGAAGAGGCACTTCGGTGGAAAGAGAGCTGCGGTGCTAACGTACTTAAGAAAAAGAAAAAAGAAAGTCTGCTGAGAAAGTACTTCAAACAGTACGGGAACTTCTTTGCAATCCTGCTGCTTTTTGGTTCTGCACTTTCATTTACTGCCGAATACCTGGACCCCGGGCAGGGCAATATATTCATTGCTATTGCCCTGCTCGGGGTGGTCATACTTAATGCGACATTCACGTTCATCCAGGAATACCAGGCCGAAAAGATAATGGAAAGTTTCCAGAACCTCATGCCGCCAACTGCCAGGATACGGCGTGACGGAGAGATCGTGGAGCTGCCGGCCTCAGAGATAGTTGCAGGTGATGTAGTTTACCTGGAAGAGGGTGACAAGATACCGGCTGACGGCAGGATCATCGTCCAGAATAGCCTGAAAGTTGATAATTCTCCCATAACAGGGGAGTCAGAGCCCCAGTTAAGGTCTCTTGAATGTACACACGATGACATGCTGGAATGCAGGAACATGGTGTTCTCCAGTACCCTCGTGCAGACAGGCAACGGGGAAGCCGTCATCTTTAGTACAGGTTCTGATACACAGATAGGAAAACTATCCCGGCTTACTGAGGAAACGATATCGGTTCAGACCCCTATAAGAAAAGAACTGGACCATTTTGTCAGGATAATATCCTCAATTGCTATTTTTCTGGGAATCGCATTCTTTATACTGGGTTTCTTCATTCAGGACACGTTCCTTGCCAGTCTCATCTTTGCCATCGGCATTATAGTCGCTAACGTTCCCGAAGGACTTTTGCCTACAGTGACACTGGCCCTGAGCCTAGCATCCAAAAGGATGGCTAAAAGGAATGCACTTATAAAGCAACTTGAATCTGTGGAGACCCTGGGTTCGACCACGGTAATCTGTACTGACAAGACAGGAACACTCACACAGAACAAAATGGCTGTGAACTCGGTGTATACAGCTTCCGGCTATACAGATGCTCAAAAAGACGAAATTCCGCCGGAGATGCTTTTACGTGTTGCTGCTGTCTGCAACAATTCAAGACTATCGGATGAGCAACCGGGATACAGAGGCGACCCTACCGAAGGCTCGCTGCTTGTCTACATAAAAAGGTTCAAAGATATCCGGGATATTCAGAATGAGTATACCAGATTAGCTGAATATCCCTTCGATTCCAGAGTAAAAAGAATGCAGGTCATCTGCAAAACCCCTGAAGGGAACATGGATTCCTACCTAAAGGGCGCTCCTGAAGTGCTTCTTGAAATGTGTGACCGCATGATGGTGGAAGGAAAGGAGAAAGAGCTCAATGACCTTGAAAAACGAGAACTGGAAGAGGAGTACCTGAAAATGGCAAAACGGGGTGAGAGGGTACTTGCATATGCATTCCGGAAAGCTGAGGAAGTGAGAGAATATAAGGATAACTTCATCTTCCTGGGATTTTCCGGTGCTCTGGACCCTGCACGTCCCGAGGCGAAAGATGCGATCAACAGGTGCTACCGTGCGGGCATCAAAGTTGTTATGATCACAGGTGACCACCCTGTTACCGCAAAATCCATAGCCTCAGTGGTCGGGCTTACCAATGAAGAAGGGGAAGCAGTAATGATAACAGGCCCGGAACTGGAGCTACTGTCAACGGAGGAGCTCACCCGGAGACTGCAGGCAAGAAGCATAATATTTGCCCGCACCTCTCCCCTCCAGAAACTGAAGATAGTAAAAGCTTTCCAGTCTGCGGGCGAAATAGTAACGATGACAGGGGACGGGGTGAACGATGCTCCTGCTATCAAGAATGCAAATATGGGCGTTGCCATGGGCAGCGGCACCGATGTTGCAAAGGAGTCTGCAGATATGGTCCTGCTTGATGATAATTTTGCAACTATTGTCAATGCTGTGGAAGAGGGCAGGACCGTGTTTGATAATATCAAAAAGTTCATTGCATACATCCTGACGAGCAATGTTCCTCAAATACTTCCCTTCATAGCCTTTATGCTGCTCGCACTGCCTCTGCCTATGAACGTGCAGTTAATCCTCGCAATAGATCTTGGTACAGACATATTACCTGCCATTGCACTTGCCGTGGAAAAAGGAGAAGGGGATATCATGAAGCGTCCACCCCGCTCCGGCAAAGAGAAACTGCTCACGCCACAGGTGTTGCTGACATCTTACGGGCTTAAAGGCCCTATAGAGGCAGCTGCAGGCTTTGCCTGTTACTTTGCAGTCCTAACCGGCGGTGGATGGAGCTGGGGTCAGCAGCTTGGTCTTGCAGATCCGCTTTACAGGCAGGCTATAACAGCTTTCTTCGCTGCGGTGATCATCTGCCAGATAGCAAATGTGTTCACATCAAGAACTAGAAGGCAGTCCGTTTTCACAAAAGGGGTTTTCAGCAACAGGATGGTGCTCATTGGTATAGCCAGTGAGCTGCTGATACTGGCCTTCATAATATTCCACCCTTTTGCAAACAAGATATTCAATACTGCACCTATCCCACTGGAATATGTACTGCTGGCTATACCGTTTGCGTTGTTGCTGTTTGCAGCCGATGAGCTAAGAAAATATCTCATCAGGCACGGCTCAACACCAGTCAGTAGTTTACTTGGATGGTAG
- a CDS encoding UDP-glucose--hexose-1-phosphateuridylyltransfera se, whose protein sequence is MSEIRKHYFLDRHCIIATVRAKRPSAPKACNDDIPSSACVFCSGHEEETPPATSVYKKGQVLKDTDGQRVTGWDIRCIPNLYPALSPDAPEAATSGFEVQRGYGFHEVIVEHPLHGSRLHLFSDEDILLLMQVYRDRVMHYQSKEGIKYVSLFKNWGKKAGASLDHTHSQLIALPLLPSEISVELQAILHLAECPYCNIVKIEKGSKRQIYENSYFIVIAPYCSGVPYELWILPQQHVHHLSVLTDEMLLSLGDCLRYAVSRLDATIPELAYNYMFFQTEGNPEYHFNARIQPVTSIAAGFEKNTGIYINSMPPEIAADHLMDRA, encoded by the coding sequence ATGTCCGAGATACGCAAGCATTATTTCCTTGACAGGCACTGCATAATAGCCACGGTCAGGGCTAAAAGGCCCTCTGCTCCAAAAGCATGCAATGATGACATACCCTCATCGGCCTGTGTATTTTGCAGTGGGCACGAAGAAGAGACGCCTCCTGCAACGTCAGTATATAAAAAAGGACAGGTGCTGAAAGACACTGATGGTCAGCGCGTGACAGGATGGGATATCCGGTGTATCCCGAACCTGTACCCTGCACTCTCCCCGGATGCCCCGGAAGCGGCAACTTCGGGTTTTGAGGTTCAGAGGGGCTACGGCTTTCATGAGGTCATCGTGGAGCACCCTTTGCATGGCAGCAGGCTTCACCTGTTCTCCGATGAAGATATATTGCTTCTGATGCAGGTTTACAGGGACAGGGTAATGCACTACCAGTCAAAGGAAGGGATCAAATATGTATCACTGTTCAAGAACTGGGGCAAAAAAGCAGGTGCCTCCCTTGACCATACACACTCCCAGCTCATTGCACTCCCACTTCTGCCTTCCGAAATCTCCGTAGAGCTACAGGCTATCCTTCATCTTGCAGAGTGCCCCTACTGTAATATAGTTAAAATAGAGAAAGGCAGTAAGAGGCAGATATACGAGAACAGCTATTTCATAGTGATAGCTCCCTACTGTTCGGGAGTGCCCTATGAACTATGGATACTGCCACAACAGCATGTGCACCATCTGTCCGTATTAACCGATGAGATGCTCCTTTCCCTGGGAGATTGCCTGAGATACGCGGTTTCAAGGCTGGATGCCACAATACCTGAGCTTGCATATAATTATATGTTCTTCCAGACAGAAGGTAACCCGGAATATCACTTCAACGCAAGGATACAGCCTGTCACATCCATAGCTGCAGGATTTGAGAAGAACACAGGCATTTACATAAACTCAATGCCTCCTGAAATAGCAGCCGATCACCTTATGGACAGAGCCTGA
- a CDS encoding glycosyl transferase, group 1, with amino-acid sequence MKTLRIAMFAWESLYSVNVGGLAPHVSELAEALAQRDHEVHIFTRNKDMNPYDIVNGVHYHRVDHSLSGGIVQQMDSMCDAMHSAFWESVHRFGNFDVVHVHDWHPVNVVSRLKAESGIPFVTTYHSTEWGRNGNVHGNWWEAMEISHREWREGYESSQVISTSRALKAEIQQLYQIPDYKISIIPNGLNENKMKMDVNPGEVKSAYGIHPYAPVVLFVGRMNYQKGPDLLIKAIPKVLENRWDVRFVLIGEGEMRPVCEDLARKLGVYNSCHFLGYASENTKKEWVNSCNLMCVPSRNEPFGIVLLEAWDAGKNIVATNAVELIDNFHNGVTVYQTPDSIAWGINHVLDNYADGQLGMEGRKLLRDKYNWDKIAEKTTKVYLKAIE; translated from the coding sequence ATGAAAACATTAAGAATTGCAATGTTTGCATGGGAAAGCCTTTATTCAGTGAATGTGGGAGGTCTTGCCCCTCATGTCTCAGAACTTGCAGAAGCCCTCGCACAAAGAGACCACGAGGTGCATATATTTACCCGAAATAAGGATATGAACCCCTACGATATTGTCAACGGGGTCCATTATCACAGGGTAGATCATTCGCTCTCCGGAGGTATAGTGCAACAGATGGACAGCATGTGTGATGCCATGCACTCTGCTTTCTGGGAAAGTGTGCACAGGTTCGGCAATTTTGACGTTGTGCATGTACATGACTGGCATCCGGTGAATGTGGTCAGCAGGCTCAAAGCAGAGTCAGGGATACCTTTTGTTACCACCTACCACAGCACTGAATGGGGAAGGAACGGCAACGTACATGGCAACTGGTGGGAAGCTATGGAAATAAGCCACAGGGAATGGAGAGAAGGGTATGAGTCCTCTCAGGTCATATCAACTTCCAGGGCACTGAAAGCAGAGATCCAGCAACTATACCAGATACCCGACTACAAGATATCGATAATACCCAACGGGCTTAATGAGAATAAGATGAAAATGGATGTCAATCCGGGAGAAGTGAAGTCCGCTTATGGTATCCACCCTTATGCACCTGTGGTCCTGTTCGTGGGTCGGATGAATTACCAGAAAGGACCGGATCTTCTCATAAAGGCTATACCGAAAGTCCTTGAAAACAGGTGGGATGTGAGATTCGTCCTCATAGGTGAAGGCGAGATGCGACCAGTATGCGAGGACCTTGCACGCAAACTTGGCGTTTACAACAGCTGCCACTTCCTGGGCTATGCAAGCGAAAATACGAAAAAGGAGTGGGTGAACTCCTGTAACCTTATGTGCGTTCCAAGCCGCAACGAGCCATTCGGGATAGTACTGCTGGAAGCATGGGACGCAGGTAAGAACATTGTTGCAACGAATGCAGTAGAACTTATTGACAACTTCCATAACGGTGTGACAGTATATCAGACACCTGATTCCATTGCATGGGGGATCAATCATGTGCTTGACAATTATGCTGACGGGCAGCTTGGCATGGAAGGAAGGAAACTCCTCAGGGATAAATACAATTGGGATAAGATAGCAGAAAAAACAACCAAAGTCTACCTGAAGGCAATCGAATGA
- the corA gene encoding magnesium and cobalt transport protein CorA gives MKKIASGASKKVGLAPGTVIHVGDTKISKPKITLISYDKDTFEEKVVESIEDCFLCKDQKTVSWINVDGVHQVDIVEKIGTHFGLHPLVMEDIVHTEQRPKMEDFESYIYLVLRMLQFDDDTSVVTSEQVSIILGPGFVLSFQEVEGDTFDHVRERIRNSKGRIRSAGASYLAYALMDSIVDNYFVVLEKIGEFLEVLEEDMIENPTPAILQDIHMIKKEIIYLRRSVWPLREVINNLDRSESPLVEKVTVVFLKDLYDHTIRIIETAETYRDITSGIMDVYLSSVSNKMNEVMKTLTIIATIFIPLTFIAGVYGMNFEHMPELDWEWGYLAAWTIMVMISVSMLIYFRRKRWL, from the coding sequence ATGAAAAAAATAGCATCCGGAGCGTCAAAGAAAGTTGGCCTTGCCCCGGGGACAGTTATCCATGTAGGCGATACAAAAATAAGTAAGCCCAAGATAACTCTGATCAGTTATGATAAGGATACGTTTGAAGAAAAGGTAGTTGAAAGCATTGAGGACTGCTTCCTCTGCAAAGACCAAAAGACTGTATCCTGGATAAATGTCGATGGTGTTCACCAGGTGGACATCGTTGAGAAGATAGGCACGCACTTTGGCCTGCATCCCCTGGTGATGGAGGATATAGTCCACACTGAACAGCGTCCCAAGATGGAGGACTTCGAATCCTATATCTACCTGGTGTTGAGGATGCTGCAATTCGATGACGATACTTCGGTGGTGACCTCTGAACAGGTGAGCATCATCCTGGGCCCTGGTTTCGTGCTATCCTTCCAGGAAGTCGAAGGGGATACCTTTGATCATGTAAGGGAGAGGATCAGGAACTCAAAAGGACGCATCCGTTCCGCAGGAGCCAGCTACCTCGCCTATGCATTGATGGATTCGATCGTGGACAACTACTTCGTTGTGCTGGAAAAGATAGGCGAGTTCCTTGAAGTACTTGAGGAGGATATGATAGAGAATCCCACACCTGCTATCCTTCAGGATATCCACATGATCAAAAAGGAGATCATTTACCTGCGCAGGTCGGTCTGGCCCCTTCGGGAGGTCATCAACAATCTGGATCGCTCGGAATCCCCCCTTGTAGAGAAAGTGACGGTGGTGTTCCTCAAGGACCTGTATGACCACACCATAAGGATAATAGAAACTGCGGAAACTTACCGCGATATCACTTCCGGGATAATGGATGTCTACCTTTCGAGCGTCAGTAATAAGATGAACGAGGTAATGAAGACCCTGACAATAATAGCCACCATTTTCATCCCGCTCACATTCATAGCAGGAGTTTACGGCATGAACTTCGAGCACATGCCCGAGCTGGACTGGGAATGGGGATATCTTGCTGCCTGGACAATAATGGTAATGATATCCGTTTCCATGCTGATATACTTCCGCAGGAAGAGATGGCTTTAA
- a CDS encoding mechanosensitive ion channel protein MscS has product MNVTEMISSLQAIPGIVLSTVGAVLVLIIAIVIGKGLTTYLQRSLKDKIDKGHLDILIKVSYYGIITLAIVVFIFPLTGIESSGLLVTGGVLGIVIGFASQSIVGNLISGFFLIVERPIKIGDQINIANNVGFVEDINIFSTIIRTFDGLYMRIPNQTVFTSNITNYVANITRRFEYVVGIRYSDDADEAIRIIREIIDNEPFALKNPPAGVFVDTLGDNSVNIIVRIWAPITEWFEMKTRLLWVIKKTLEENGIEVPFPQRTIWFPGELHTRKLPAKGMDEFPEAEKGYPLVEETQGLPELHEGTTEGGKSE; this is encoded by the coding sequence ATGAACGTTACCGAGATGATCAGCTCCCTGCAAGCCATCCCGGGTATCGTGCTCAGCACGGTGGGCGCAGTACTTGTACTCATTATAGCCATTGTAATAGGAAAAGGGCTGACGACATACTTGCAGAGGTCGCTTAAGGACAAGATAGACAAGGGACATCTTGACATCCTGATCAAGGTGAGCTATTACGGTATAATAACACTGGCTATTGTAGTTTTCATCTTCCCGCTGACAGGCATAGAGAGCTCTGGCCTTCTGGTTACAGGAGGAGTGCTGGGTATAGTTATTGGTTTTGCTAGCCAGAGCATTGTGGGAAACCTAATATCGGGCTTTTTCCTGATAGTTGAAAGGCCCATAAAGATAGGTGACCAGATAAATATTGCCAATAATGTCGGGTTCGTGGAGGACATCAACATCTTCTCCACCATCATAAGAACCTTTGACGGGCTTTATATGAGGATTCCAAACCAGACAGTATTCACTTCCAATATCACCAATTATGTCGCGAACATAACAAGAAGGTTCGAGTATGTTGTGGGAATCCGCTACAGCGATGATGCTGATGAGGCCATCAGGATCATACGCGAGATCATCGATAATGAGCCCTTTGCCCTGAAGAATCCCCCGGCAGGTGTCTTTGTAGACACTCTGGGTGACAATTCGGTAAACATAATAGTAAGGATATGGGCTCCGATCACCGAGTGGTTCGAAATGAAGACCAGGCTTCTCTGGGTCATTAAAAAGACATTGGAAGAGAACGGTATAGAGGTACCCTTCCCACAGAGGACCATATGGTTCCCTGGTGAATTGCATACAAGGAAACTTCCGGCTAAAGGAATGGATGAGTTCCCTGAAGCAGAGAAAGGATACCCCCTGGTGGAAGAAACACAGGGTCTTCCGGAACTGCACGAGGGAACAACAGAGGGAGGAAAGAGCGAATGA
- a CDS encoding glycoside hydrolase family protein, translating to MKAICVCFEVHLPLPLRWYWPREGYGAPALEKYFEMEKTYGSFIRLNEGVRTLNSALMYSMETGGRYTFDISGVFLEQCKWEPAILESFRQLVDMGANLAASPYYHSVCPLFPDLEEFKEQVSMHMKSLGGLFGVKPAAFINPELLLEQRTVAVCRDLGFRCFISEGSYNIVNGCDPVHVYENDVPTLLRHIDLSEDVEKRLSDRKWPGYPLIAEKFASWIAGMEGDVITLYIRYDSLHIHLQKNAEIVQFLKDLPGSLSVHGIEMVFPEEAAGMFRQAELPSLHSKMTARYGMHNLLGNHAQHLYMHELQSIGEELDKLKMHEDYAKLRTIYRYLQQSDIFLEMNAESQRLGYEKAVNNFSILSDMKRALTEAGK from the coding sequence ATGAAGGCTATATGTGTATGTTTTGAAGTTCATCTTCCATTACCCCTGAGATGGTACTGGCCGCGTGAAGGATATGGAGCCCCGGCTCTTGAAAAGTATTTTGAGATGGAAAAGACATACGGTAGTTTCATCAGGCTGAATGAAGGTGTCAGAACCCTTAATAGCGCTTTGATGTATTCCATGGAAACGGGAGGCAGGTACACTTTTGACATATCAGGGGTCTTCCTGGAACAATGCAAATGGGAGCCTGCCATCCTTGAGAGTTTCAGGCAACTTGTGGACATGGGGGCAAACCTTGCAGCATCCCCGTACTATCATTCAGTCTGTCCCCTGTTCCCGGACCTTGAGGAGTTTAAAGAGCAGGTTAGTATGCACATGAAGTCCCTTGGAGGTCTGTTCGGTGTCAAACCTGCTGCTTTCATTAATCCGGAACTGCTCCTTGAGCAGAGGACTGTCGCAGTATGCAGGGACCTTGGTTTCAGGTGCTTCATTTCAGAAGGCTCCTACAACATAGTGAATGGGTGTGACCCTGTGCATGTATACGAAAATGATGTCCCCACCCTGCTGCGCCACATTGACCTGAGCGAAGATGTCGAGAAGAGACTCTCGGATAGGAAATGGCCGGGATACCCGCTGATAGCCGAAAAGTTCGCTTCATGGATAGCTGGCATGGAAGGGGATGTAATAACATTATACATAAGGTACGATTCACTTCATATCCATCTGCAGAAGAACGCAGAAATCGTGCAGTTCCTGAAAGACCTGCCGGGAAGCCTGTCAGTACATGGTATTGAGATGGTGTTCCCGGAAGAGGCCGCTGGCATGTTCAGGCAGGCAGAATTACCGTCCCTGCATTCAAAAATGACTGCACGCTACGGCATGCATAATCTCTTGGGAAATCATGCCCAGCATCTCTATATGCATGAATTGCAGAGCATCGGGGAGGAACTTGATAAACTTAAAATGCATGAGGACTATGCTAAACTGCGGACCATATACCGCTACCTGCAGCAGAGCGACATCTTCCTTGAGATGAATGCTGAAAGCCAGCGTCTGGGATACGAGAAAGCGGTCAATAATTTCTCCATACTTTCTGATATGAAACGTGCTTTGACAGAGGCAGGCAAATGA
- a CDS encoding Alpha-amylase, which produces MRSVCFYFEVHQPYRLKWFWPDSRSAGFGRYFDDNVNREIFRRVAEKCYLPANRTILELIDENKGNLKLSMSVTGTLLSQCERWGEDVLETFRDLADTGCMEFIDETYYHSLASLFDSGDEFTDQVMEHRTAMSNLLGVEPQVFRNTELLYNNSIAALAEKMGYKAILMEGIERVLEGRSPNHVYKAKDGNIAVLLRNYKLSDDIGYRFSSRWWEEYPLTANKWADWVSRSAGETANIFMDYETFGEHQWADTGIFAFLRALPGEVMDRGVQFLTPSETIGRYAPAGDIDVGDFSTISWADIERDTSAWLGNDMQRRCFEEAKLLGPYVKATGDPELLSIWKYLLTSDHYYYMSTKWLGDGDVHSYFSIHSSPYDAGVNFMAAMMDFKEMVFRKLKEIRH; this is translated from the coding sequence ATGAGATCCGTTTGTTTTTACTTTGAGGTGCATCAGCCATACAGGCTCAAATGGTTCTGGCCTGACAGCAGGTCAGCAGGATTTGGAAGATATTTCGATGACAATGTCAACAGGGAGATATTCAGGAGGGTTGCAGAGAAATGTTATCTGCCTGCAAACCGCACCATACTGGAACTAATCGATGAGAACAAAGGAAACCTGAAATTGAGCATGTCTGTCACAGGCACTCTCCTGAGCCAGTGTGAAAGATGGGGAGAGGATGTGCTTGAGACCTTCCGGGACCTTGCAGACACAGGATGCATGGAGTTCATCGACGAGACCTATTATCACTCCCTTGCATCACTTTTTGATTCAGGTGACGAGTTCACCGATCAGGTAATGGAGCACCGGACAGCCATGTCAAACCTGCTGGGCGTTGAGCCTCAGGTGTTCAGGAACACCGAGCTGCTGTATAACAACAGCATAGCTGCCCTTGCTGAGAAAATGGGATATAAAGCCATACTTATGGAAGGTATCGAAAGGGTTCTTGAAGGCCGGTCTCCCAATCATGTCTACAAAGCCAAGGATGGCAACATAGCAGTGCTGCTCAGGAACTATAAGTTAAGCGATGATATTGGTTATCGCTTTTCATCGCGCTGGTGGGAAGAGTATCCGCTGACTGCAAATAAATGGGCTGACTGGGTATCCCGCAGTGCAGGGGAGACAGCCAACATCTTCATGGATTACGAGACATTCGGAGAGCACCAATGGGCGGATACAGGCATATTCGCCTTCCTGAGAGCGCTTCCCGGAGAGGTCATGGATAGAGGAGTGCAATTCCTTACTCCTTCGGAGACTATCGGCAGGTATGCTCCTGCAGGTGACATCGATGTTGGGGATTTCTCCACCATTTCATGGGCGGATATCGAAAGAGATACCAGCGCCTGGCTTGGTAACGATATGCAACGGCGCTGCTTCGAGGAAGCGAAACTGCTTGGACCCTATGTGAAAGCCACAGGGGATCCGGAGCTTCTAAGCATATGGAAATACTTGCTGACCTCGGACCACTACTATTACATGAGCACAAAATGGCTAGGCGACGGTGATGTACACTCATATTTCAGCATCCACTCCTCACCTTATGATGCAGGGGTCAATTTCATGGCTGCCATGATGGATTTCAAGGAAATGGTATTCCGGAAATTAAAGGAAATCAGGCATTAA